From the genome of Haloarcula limicola, one region includes:
- a CDS encoding DUF1611 domain-containing protein, with translation MHVAVLTHESFPDRAKTAVGLLRYGDHEVRAVVDREYAGQRVSDHLPDVQDAPIVASMDEVPEVDALVVGISPIGGEFDESWRADVRAALERGCDVLSGLHDFLEDDEEFARLAADHGGELRDLRKPPEDLTVAEGTAGEVDATVVTTVGTDCSTGKMTASFELRDAARERGLSAEVVPTGQTGVAITGWGIVVDRVIADYAAGAVERLVQTPEDQDLLIVEGQGALAHPAYSGVTTSILHGSAPDALVMCHEAGLEAIHGYESFAIPPLPEYVDIYERLAAPISDASVVAGTLNTSKLDDDAADEAVAEYADALGAPATDPVRHGVPDEVLDAIL, from the coding sequence ATGCACGTCGCCGTTCTCACGCACGAATCGTTCCCCGACCGGGCCAAGACGGCCGTCGGGTTGCTCCGCTACGGTGACCACGAGGTTCGCGCCGTCGTGGATAGAGAGTACGCGGGCCAGCGGGTCAGCGACCACCTCCCGGACGTACAGGACGCCCCGATCGTCGCCTCGATGGACGAGGTGCCCGAGGTGGACGCGCTGGTCGTCGGCATCTCTCCCATCGGCGGCGAGTTCGACGAGTCGTGGCGCGCCGACGTGCGCGCGGCGCTCGAACGCGGCTGTGACGTCCTCTCGGGACTGCACGACTTCCTCGAAGACGACGAGGAGTTCGCCCGCCTCGCGGCCGACCACGGCGGCGAGCTACGGGACCTCCGCAAGCCGCCCGAGGACCTGACCGTCGCCGAGGGGACGGCGGGCGAGGTCGACGCCACCGTCGTCACCACCGTCGGGACCGACTGCTCGACGGGGAAGATGACCGCCTCCTTCGAGCTGCGCGACGCCGCGCGCGAACGCGGGCTGTCGGCCGAGGTCGTCCCGACCGGCCAGACCGGCGTCGCCATCACCGGGTGGGGCATCGTCGTCGACCGCGTCATCGCCGACTACGCGGCCGGAGCCGTCGAGCGCCTCGTCCAGACGCCCGAGGACCAGGACCTCCTGATCGTCGAGGGGCAGGGCGCGCTCGCGCATCCGGCGTACTCCGGCGTGACGACGAGCATCCTCCACGGCTCCGCGCCGGACGCGCTGGTGATGTGCCACGAGGCCGGGTTAGAGGCCATCCACGGCTACGAGTCCTTCGCCATCCCGCCGCTCCCCGAGTACGTCGACATCTACGAGCGACTGGCCGCGCCCATCTCGGACGCGTCGGTCGTCGCGGGCACCCTGAACACGAGCAAACTGGACGACGACGCGGCCGACGAGGCGGTCGCGGAGTACGCCGACGCCCTCGGCGCGCCGGCGACGGACCCGGTTCGCCACGGCGTCCCCGACGAGGTTCTCGACGCGATCCTATGA